One genomic region from Gossypium hirsutum isolate 1008001.06 chromosome D13, Gossypium_hirsutum_v2.1, whole genome shotgun sequence encodes:
- the LOC121202926 gene encoding tryptophan synthase beta chain 1 — protein sequence MPSNMAATATSTATFRLGNPLSSSSSSSVYSSKKLPVNFRKFALQTSPVKSFSVSCTLTRKPVPAAPVSMDSDPNGWQRPDSFGRFGKFGGKYVPETLMSALSELDAAFHSLSKDEKFQEELAGILKDYVGRESPLYFAERLSEHYKRPNGEGPDIYLKREDLNHTGAHKINNAVAQALLAKRLGKKRVIAETGAGQHGVATATVCARFGLQCIIYMGAQDMERQALNVFRMRLLGAEVRAVHSGTATLKDATSEAIRDWVTNVETTHYILGSVAGPHPYPMMVREFHAVIGKETRKQALEKWGGKPDVLVACVGGGSNAMGLFHEFVNDKDVRLIGVEAAGFGVDSGKHAATLTKGEVGVLHGAMSYLLQDEDGQIIEPHSISAGLDYPGVGPEHSFLKDVGRAEYHSVTDEEALEAFKKLSRLEGIIPALETSHALAYLEKLCRTLPNGTKVVVNCSGRGDKDVQTVIKHLRV from the exons ATGCCCTCGAATATGGCCGCCACCGCCACAAGCACCGCCACATTCCGTCTTGGCAATCCCctttcctcttcctcttcctcatCCGTTTACTCCTCCAAGAAATTGCCTGTCAATTTCAGAAAATTTGCGCTTCAGACGTCGCCTGTGAAAAGCTTTTCTGTTTCTTGTACTCTAACTAGAAAACCAGTCCCAGCTGCTCCGGTTTCCATGGATTCGGACCCGAACGGATGGCAACGACCCGACTCGTTTGGTCGGTTTGGCAAATTTGGCGGCAAATACGTTCCCGAGACCCTAATGTCTGCCCTCTCTGAGCTGGATGCGGCTTTTCATTCCCTCTCCAAAGATGAAAAATTCCAG GAAGAATTAGCTGGGATTTTGAAAGACTATGTTGGTAGGGAAAGTCCACTTTATTTTGCAGAGCGGCTGTCTGAACATTACAAGCGTCCGAATGGTGAAGGGCCAGATATATACCTTAAGAGGGAGGATCTTAACCATACTGGTGCTCATAAGATCAATAATGCTGTTGCTCAGGCATTGCTTGCTAAACGTTTGGGAAAGAAACGGGTTATTGCTGAAACTGGAGCTGGTCAGCATGGAGTGGCAACAGCTACCGTGTGTGCACGATTTGGTTTGCAGTGCATTATTTACATGGGTGCTCAAGATATGGAAAGACAGGCGCTTAATGTTTTCAGAATGCGGCTTCTTGGTGCAGAG GTTAGAGCAGTTCACTCGGGTACGGCAACACTAAAAGATGCTACATCGGAAGCTATCCGGGATTGGGTGACTAACGTGGAGACAACTCATTATATTTTGGGATCTGTTGCTGGTCCACATCCATATCCTATGATGGTGAGAGAGTTCCATGCAGTGATTGGTAAAGAAACAAGAAAACAGGCCCTGGAAAAATGGGGAGGGAAACCAGATGTATTGGTTGCATGTGTTGGAGGAGGTTCAAATGCTATGGGACTTTTCCATGAGTTTGTTAATGACAAGGATGTTAGGTTGATTGGTGTAGAGGCTGCTGGTTTTGGTGTGGACAGTGGCAAGCATGCTGCTACTTTGACCAAGGGAGAAGTGGGAGTTTTGCATGGAGCTATGTCCTACTTATTACAAGATGAAGATGGGCAAATAATCGAACCCCATTCCATTAGTGCAGG CTTGGATTATCCTGGGGTTGGACCAGAACACAGTTTTCTGAAAGACGTAGGGCGAGCTGAGTACCACAGTGTCACAGATGAAGAAGCATTGGAAG CTTTCAAGAAATTATCTCGACTGGAGGGCATAATCCCAGCTTTGGAGACATCTCATGCACTGGCTTATTTGGAGAAGCTGTGTCGTACTCTACCGAATGGTACCAAAGTTGTGGTTAACTGCAGCGGCAGAGGCGATAAAGATGTTCAGACTGTGATTAAGCATTTGCGGGTATGA